A single Mesomycoplasma ovipneumoniae DNA region contains:
- the tmk gene encoding dTMP kinase — protein sequence MFISFEGIDASGKSTVMNLFAKYLRIKFPEKEILTTFEPYSGNDSQEAQQIREFLLNKKNQISPYVEMLLFSTSRRIHLEQVIWPALKSGKIVLCDRYIDSSIAYQGFGNNLSPDLVFNLNSLISENTFPDLTIFLDVKISKSRERMEIYRNEKRDRLENRGEDFYKQVIKGYEYLLKTRKNFIKIDGNGDYDHVLTDIINFFESYYEANYDKLAPFSR from the coding sequence ATGTTTATAAGTTTTGAAGGGATCGATGCAAGCGGAAAATCAACCGTTATGAATTTGTTTGCAAAGTATTTGAGAATTAAATTTCCAGAAAAAGAAATTCTTACAACTTTTGAACCATATAGCGGCAATGATTCACAAGAAGCACAACAAATCCGCGAATTTTTACTTAATAAAAAAAATCAAATTAGCCCATATGTTGAGATGCTTTTATTTTCAACCTCAAGAAGAATTCATCTTGAACAAGTAATTTGACCAGCCTTAAAATCAGGAAAAATTGTTCTTTGTGATCGCTATATTGATTCTTCGATTGCATATCAAGGGTTTGGAAATAATTTAAGCCCAGATTTAGTTTTTAATTTAAATAGTTTAATTTCTGAAAACACTTTTCCAGATCTTACAATTTTCCTTGATGTTAAAATTTCAAAATCTCGCGAGCGAATGGAAATTTATCGAAATGAAAAGCGAGACCGACTTGAAAATCGCGGCGAGGATTTTTATAAACAAGTTATTAAAGGATATGAATATTTATTAAAAACAAGAAAAAATTTCATTAAAATTGACGGTAATGGCGACTATGATCATGTTTTAACAGATATTATTAATTTTTTTGAGAGCTATTATGAAGCAAAT
- a CDS encoding toprim domain-containing protein has translation MVDENFEKLVDQLRKVPGITKKQATNILFSLIDTPLSQIEAFVEQIYNLKRNLQYCERCGYLNANSVCQICLDFQRSFKILVVENSEMVTKFEKLGKYDGKYFVFGKYDIKKLENHDLQIKKLADLANEKSEIIIALSSTMEGWIFANYLAKHKFLSSSKITRLATGIPFGAAIDYIDNITLNQALENRQEMEK, from the coding sequence ATGGTAGATGAAAATTTTGAAAAACTAGTTGATCAATTAAGAAAAGTTCCCGGAATCACAAAAAAACAAGCCACAAATATTTTATTTTCTCTAATCGATACGCCGCTCAGTCAGATTGAGGCATTTGTCGAGCAAATTTATAATTTAAAGCGAAATCTTCAATATTGTGAAAGATGCGGATATCTAAATGCTAATTCAGTTTGCCAAATATGCCTTGATTTTCAGCGTTCTTTTAAAATATTAGTGGTTGAAAATTCTGAAATGGTCACAAAATTTGAAAAACTAGGAAAATATGATGGCAAGTATTTTGTTTTTGGCAAATATGATATCAAAAAGCTCGAAAATCATGACTTGCAAATAAAAAAACTTGCAGACCTTGCTAATGAAAAAAGTGAAATTATTATTGCACTTTCTTCAACAATGGAAGGTTGAATTTTTGCAAATTATCTTGCAAAACACAAGTTTTTATCCTCATCAAAAATTACTAGGTTAGCTACTGGCATTCCTTTTGGGGCGGCAATTGATTATATTGACAATATAACCTTAAATCAGGCACTCGAAAATCGTCAAGAAATGGAAAAATAA
- a CDS encoding YbaB/EbfC family nucleoid-associated protein — MNLQKLLKEAQKMQKDHKVKKDLLEKTDFDFENQGISLTISGGFELKKLKIAPFLVDKDDIETLEDLISITLNQALLKIREENEKIAPTQSH, encoded by the coding sequence ATGAATCTTCAAAAACTATTAAAAGAAGCACAAAAAATGCAAAAAGATCACAAAGTAAAAAAAGATTTGTTAGAAAAAACAGATTTTGACTTTGAAAATCAAGGAATTTCGCTGACTATTTCAGGAGGATTTGAGTTAAAAAAGTTAAAAATTGCTCCATTTTTAGTCGACAAAGACGATATTGAAACATTAGAAGATTTAATTTCTATCACATTAAATCAAGCTTTGTTGAAAATTAGAGAAGAAAATGAAAAAATTGCCCCAACTCAATCACATTAA